Sequence from the Saccharopolyspora pogona genome:
CGGGCTCAAGAACATCGGGCTGCGCGTTCCGCGCGCCGACCGGCGTAATCGGCGAGCCAACGCCACCAGCGTCCGGCGGATATCTGCCGCGCCAGCCGTTGTCGGTGCGCTTCGTCCATCAGCTCGTTACTTCGTATCCGGGACAAGTCCTCGGGCATCAACATTCGTACCTCGTCCTTCATCCGGGTGTCGGTGATGGGTTCGGGAATTCGGTCGTAGGTCATGCCGCCTGCTCCTGACGTCGTCGCTCGGCCGCGGCGGCGGCCGGTGCCTCGGTCGGCAGCGGGTGCTTGCGTGGGCGGCCGCGGGGGCGCTTGCGGGCGACCACCGCGCCTCGCTCGAAGATCTCGCCGCCCCAGACCCCCCACGGCTCGCCGCGCGACAGCGCACCGGCCAGGCATTCGGTCTTGATCGGGCAGTCGGCGCACAGCGACTTGGCCTGATCCAGCTCCCTCGGGTTCTCAGCGAACCACAGGTCCGGGTCCTGACGGCAGGGCAGGTGGCTGTCCAGCGCCGTCGCGGAGCTGTCGAAGAGGCCGGCCACGGTGTCCCCGTCCGGCAGCAAGCCCTCGCCCGCGCTTGCTATCGGCACACTCGCGGTCAACATGAAACTTCCTCCTGTAGTCGGTCGGCAGCAGTTTGTGGTTGTGGATGGCGGAAAAACCAGGAACAACAAGAAGGCCGCGGACCCGATGCGGGGTCCGCGGCCTTCGAGAAGCCTGGGGAGATTCCTAGATCAGTGGATCGAGGAATCGCCAAAAAGCGGACCGCCGTGGGTCGACCACGGTCAGCGGCAGCGCGCGGAACCAACGCGGGTTGAGCTTTCGGCCATAGCCGGCATCGTGTTCGGCAACAGCTGGGAACGGCGCGAAAGTGACGCGGAACAGCGCGATTGCCCCGGCCATGAGGCGGCTCGGGGTGCTCGACATCAGAATCATGGACACCAAGGCCACCTCCCTTCGGGCTTCAGGCCGGGGTTTCTTCCAACCACGGCTCGCGCTCTTGCAGGTTATTGGCACAGCCGTGCCGGTCGCAACGTATTTTTCGAAGAAACCGCTCGATCGTCTGAAAAACCTGCGTCACCAGGCATTTCAGGGCGTGTCGCGGCGCTCACCCTGGATCAGCGCGAGCACGTCGGAGCCGAACTTCTGCAACTTCGACGCCCCGATCCCGGAGATACTCACCAGTGCGGTCTCGTCCAACGGCCGCTGCTCCGCGATCGCGGTCAGCGTCGCGTCGGTGAACACCACGTAGGTGGGGACCTTCAGCTGCCGGGCGCGTTCGCTGCGCCACGCCTTCAGCTGCGACAGCAGGTCTTCGTCCACATCGGACGGACAGTCTGCGCAGCGGCCGAGCTTGATGTCCATCGTGCCCGCCAGCGTGGCATTGCAAATGCGGCAACGCGGCTTCGCGGACTTCGCCGGTCGCGACAGGAGCTCGCGCTGCTTGACCTTGTTGGGCAGCGCCGCCGGGTGCTCGTCCGGCACCAGGCTGTACAGGAAGCGGCTGCGTCGCCGGTAACGGCGCCCACCCGCGCGCGCCAGCGCCCACGACAGGTAGAGGTGCTCGCGGGCGCGGGTGACCCCGACGTAGAGCAGGCGGCGTTCCTCCTCGACGCGGGCGTCGGTGTCGGCGTGCTGGATGGGCAACGTGCCTTCGACCAGCCCCACCAGGAAAACCGCGTCCCACTCGAGGCCCTTGGCGGCGTGCAGCGAGGCGAGTGTGACGCCTTCGACGGTCGGCGGGTGCTGGGACTCGGCTCGCGCGTCCAGCTCCGCGACGTAACGGGACAGGCCCGCGTCGGGCACCGTCGTGGCGAGCTCCTCCGCGAGCTCCACCAGCGCGATCAACAACTCCCACCGCTCGCGCGCGGCACCACCGGCAGGCGGCTCGTCGGTCAGCCCGACCTCGCGCAGCACCGAGCGGACCGTCGCGGGCAGGTCCTCCTCTTCGGCGCCGTGCGCGACTGCGGCGCGCAGCGTGACCATGGCCTGCCGCACCTCCGCGCGCGCGAAGAACCGCTCACCACCACGCACCTGGTAGGGGATCTCGGCGTCGGAGAGCGCCTTCTCGTAGACCTCCGACTGCGCGTTGACCCGGAACAGCACCGCGATCTCCGACAACGCAACACCCCGCTTGGCCAGCTGCGCGATCTTGCGGGCGATCGCCTCGGCCTCGTCGGTCTCGTCGTCGTACTCGGCGAAATCCGGGCGCGGCCCGTCCGGGCGCTGCCCGACCAGCTTCAGCCGCGTACCGGCCGGCCGCTCCCGCGCGGCGCCGATGACTTGGTTGGCCAGGCCCACCACCTGTGGTGTGGACCGGTAGTCCCGCTCCAGGCGCACCACGGTCGCTTCCGGGTACTTGCGCGGGAAGCCGATCAACCACTTCGGCGAGGCACCCGCGAACGAGTAGATCGTCTGGTTCGCGTCACCCACCACCGTGAGGTCGTCGCGGTTGCCCACCCAGGAGTCGAGCACCCGCTGCTGCAGCGGGTTGACGTCCTGGTACTCGTCCACGACGAACGACCGGTACCGGCTGCGGAACTCCTCGGTGATCTCCCGCTGGTCCTCCAGGATCGCCACGATGTGCAGCAGCAGGTCGTCGAAGTCCAGCACCTGCGCCCGGTTCTTCAGCTGCTCGTAGGCCGCGAACGCCTTGCTGAGCTGCTCCGGCAGCACCGGCACGTCCCGCCCGGCGGCGGCCGCGGCGGCCGGGTACTGCTCGGGGCCGACCAGCGACGACTTGGCCCATTCGATCTCGCCGGCCAAGTCGCGGACGTCCTCCCGCTCGGTGGACAGGCCGAGCTTGTTCGCGGCCTGCATGACCAGCCGGAACTTGTTGTCCGTCAGCTGCCACATCTGGGTCTCGTGCACCCGCGGCCAGAAGTAGCGCAGCTGCCGGAAGGCCGCCGCGTGGAAGGTCTGCGCCTGCACCCCCGCCGCGCCGAGCGCGCGCAACCGGGTGCGCATCTCCCCCGCCGCCCGGGCCGTGAAGGTCACCGCCAGCACCTGGTTCGGGGCGACGAGCCCGCGCTGCACGAGGAAGGCGATGCGATGGGTGATCGTGCGGGTCTTGCCGGTGCCCGCACCCGCCAGCACGCACACGGGGCCGCGTGGTGCGATGACCGCCTGCCGCTGCTCCGGATCCAACCCTTCCAGAAGTCGCGGCTGCTCGGTCATGCCCGGCATCTTCGCAGACCGCCTCCCCCGACCGGGGCCACACCCCAGCACCCTGCACCGCGTGCCGGAGACCTCCAACGAGTGATTCGCACGCACATTCGAACGATGATCACGCCCGCTAGCAGGCAGTATGCCGAATATGCACTACCGTGACCACATGAAATGGCAGGTTGAAGCCCTACCAGAGGTCCTGGAGTGGATGGAGTCGCTGGACGAGGAGGCCAGAGATGGGGAGGGATCTGCCATGACAATCCCTTGGGACGAGGTCCGGGAGCGACTTGGGATCACCCCGCAACGGCAAGAGTGCGGCCGCCGAATCACCGAGGCTTACGGCACCGGGTACCGGTTGGCCGAGGTGCGGAAGAAAGCGCAGGTCACCCAGGTTGAGCTGGCCCGTCGAATGGGGATCGGCCAGCCACGGGTGAGCGCCATCGAACGCTGCGACATCGAGACGCTGACCCTGGTCACCGTGCGCTCCTACGTCGAGGCGCTCGGCGGGAGTTTGCAGATCGTGGCGAGTCTGGGCGACACCGGCATCAGGCTGCGGGTGCCCGAAACCGCGGCATAGAAATCCTCACCGCCGTGCGCGGATGCCGTCGGAGGGCTGGCCGGGGAGGCGCCCCGACCAGCCCTTCCACGTCAGTCGTTCCAGGTGGCCCAGCCCTTGATCATGCGGTAGGCGATGGACACCCCGGGCGGGAGCCGCAGGCCGTCGACCGCTCCGCCCGCCGACTCCAGGGCCGCCCGGACCGTGTCGCGGTGCACCCAGCGGGCGTCCTCGATCTCGCCGTCGGCCGGCGTAAGCGGCGCGGACCGGTCCGCGATCGCGGCGAAGCCCAGCATCAGCGACCGCGGGAACGGCCACGGCTGGCTGCCGAGGTAGCGGACGTCCGAGACCGCGACGCCCACCTCCTCCGCGATTTCGCGCGAGACGCAGGCTTCCAGCGACTCGCCGGCCTCGACGAACCCGGCCAGCACCGAGTACCGCTCCGGCGGCCAGATCGGCTGGCGGGCCAGCAGCACATGGTCCGCACCATCGTGCACCAGGCAGATCACGGCCGGATCGGTGCGCGGGTACTCCTCGCGGTCGCAACCCGTGCAACGCCGCGCCCAACCGGCGCGGACCCGCGTGGTCGCCGCCCCGCACACCGCGCAGTAGCGGGCGCTGTCGTGCCAGCCGAGGAGGCCGACCGCGGTGGTGAACAACCCGGCGTCGGTGTCGTTGAGCAGACCACCGCCGGTGCGCAGGTCCCGCCAGTCGTCCTGGGAACCGTCGTGCTCGCTGCGCAGCGCCCAGTAGCTGATCTCGCCCTCAGCGCCGAGCAGGACCGCATTCGGGGCCGGACGTTCGCCGAAGTCACTCGCGGGGTGCACCACCAGCCGCGAATCCGGGCCGATCCGGGTGCGTCCCTTGGCGTCCACCAGCACGACCTGACCGGTCGACCACAGCTCCGCCCCGCCGTCCGGGGTCTCCCGCAGCGTCTCCCGGCGATCCACAGTGGACCTGGACAGCAGGGGCGCGGAGTCCAGCTGGAAACCCGCCCCGGCGACCACGTCGGAAATCATTTGCCCGCCTCACCGTCCAACCACGTCATGGCAACACCACACCCCCGAGCAGTCGAAGCTGGTCGGCGAGCTTGTCCGCGTCGCCGACGACAACGCCGGTGAACGCGGTCGGGGTGAAGCGCCGCGCCGCCTCGCCCACCTGCTCGACCGTGATCGCCCGCAACCGCTCGGGGTGCGCGAGCAGCCAGTCCTGCCCCAGGCCCGCCGCGGCCAGCGCGACGAGCGTGGACGCCATCCCCGACTGCGAAGCGGTCGAGGTGAGCAGGCTCCCGATGGCGTACTGCCGGGCCGACTCGACCTCCGATTCGGTCGGTGGCACCAGCGCCAACCTGGCCAGCTCGTACCGGGTCTCCAGCAGCGCGGCCGCGGTTACCTCACTGGCGGTGTCGGCGTCGACGAGGACCGTGCCGTTGCCCCGGGTGAACTCGAACGACGAGTGCGCGCCGTAGGTGTAGCCCTTGTCCTCGCGGATGTTCTCCACCAGCCGTGAGGAGAAGTAGCCGCCGAAGACCAGGTTCGCGATCTGCAGAGCCGGGTACTGCGGGTCGGTGCGCGGCAACGCCTGGGCTGAGAACCGCAGCTGCGACTGCACCGCGCCGGGCCGGTGCACCAGCCGGACGTCGCCGCCGCGAACCGCCGGCAGCGACGGGAGTTCGCGCGCGGTGTCCTCAGACTGCCAGCCCGCCAGGTTGCGCTCGACGGCAGCCACCGCCTGGTCCGGGTCGATGTCGCCGACCATCGCCAGCACCGAGCCCCGCGGCAACACTGCTTCGCGGTGCAGCGTGCGGACCTCCTCGACGCTGACCTCGGCGACGTCCTCGGCCTGCGGCACCTCGCGGACGAACGGGTGGTCGCCGTAGCGGTGCCGCTGCAGCTCCTCCCGCGCGATCACCCGCGGCTGCGAGCGCGCGACGGCGATCCGCTCGACCAGCCGGGCGCGCTCCCCCTCGACCTCCGTATCGCGGTACACCGCGCCGGTCAGCGCGTCCGCGAGCACGTCGAGCAGGGTGTCCAAGCCGGTGGCCAGCGCGTCGCCGGTGATGCTGAGCCGCTCCGGATCGACGGTCGCGTGCAGGTCGCCGCCCACCGCTGCCAGGTCCGTGTCCACCTGCACGCGGTTGCGGCGCTCGGTGCCGGTCAACAGCGCCTCGGCCAGCAACTCGGCGCGGGCCGGGTGCTTCTGTTCCGCACCGGCGAACGGGATCCGCAGCCGCAGCTCGACCATCGGGACCACGCCGTGCCGGACGGCGATCACCCGCAGCCCGTTGTCCAGCACGGTGTCCACGGCGGCCGGTGCGCGGCCGATGCGGGGCTCGCCGAGCGGCGGCAGCGACCGCGGGCCGAGCTCGGTGCGGCCGATCTCCTCGGCACTCCGGTGCGTTGCGCGGGTCATGCCGCACCTCCTGTCGCGTTCTCGTCGCCTGCGGGTTCGATCTCCAGCACCGCGCGCGCATCGGGCCGCAGCGCCTTCGCCGCCGACGCGACACCCTCCGCGCTGACCTTGCCGATCAGCTTCGGCAGATCGGAGATCAGCTCGGCGCGACCGTGCAGCAGCTCGGCGCTGCCCAGGTCGAGGGTCCGGGTGACCACCCGGTCGTGCTCCCGGTACAGGCTGGCAGCCCAGCGTGCCGTGACGCGGGACAACTCGTCCGCGCTCGGGCCATCGGTGGCCAGCTTCTCCAGCTCCTCGTCGATCGCGCCGACCACTCGGTCGAGCTCGACCTCCGGGGTGTGGATGGCGGTGACGGTGAACGTGTCCGGGTCGCGGGCGTCCAGCGGGGCTCCCATCAGGCCGCAGCCGGCGTGCACGTCCACCACGAGAGTGTCCTGGTAGACCAGACGCTGCTGCAGGCGGGAGGCGTCGCCGTCGGACAAGATCGCCGCGAGAACCACGTTCGCCAGGTAGGCATCGAGTTCGGAGACCGGGTCGGGCAGGCGGTGGCCCAGCGCGACGGCGGGCAGTGGCGCGTGCGGGTCGGCGTGCTTGCCGCGCAGCTCGCCGGCGGGGAACGGCTCGGCGAAGGACGGCCGCGGCGGGACGTCGCGCGCCGGCACGTCGCCGAAGTGCTTGTTGACCAGGTCGATGGTCTGCTCGACGTCGATGTCACCGACGATGGTCAGCACCGCGTTGCCCGGCGCGTAGAAGGTGTCGAAGAACGCGGCGCAGTCGTCGACGGTCGCCTGTTCCAGGTCGGTGAAGTCGCCGTAGCCGTTGTGTGCGTTGGCGAAGGTCGAGTAGAGCACCGGCGGCAGCAGGATCCACGGGAACCCGCCGTAGGGGCGGTTGAGGACGTTGAGGCGGATCTCCTCCTTCACCACGTCCACCTGGTTGCGCAGGTTCTCCTCGGTGATCTTCGGCGCCCGCATCCGGTCCGCTTCGAGGAACAACGCCCGCTCCAGCGCCGCCGACGGCAGCACCTGGTAGTAGTCGGTGTAGTCCTGGTGCGTCGAACCGTTGAACGTGCCACCGGAGCCCTGCACGTGCCGGAAGTGCGCGAGTTTCTCCAGGCTCTCGCTGCCTTGGAACATCAAATGCTCGAAGAGGTGCGCGAAACCGGTGCGCCCCTCCGGTTCCGAGCGGAAGCCCACGTCGTAGTGCACGCTGACACCGACCACAGGGGCCTGCCCTGACGATGCTCGGCCCGCTGCCGAGTCCGGTGCCAACACCACGCGCAGCCCATTGGGCAAGGTAACGCGATGCAGCTGGGGTTCGACCATGCCATGCAGCCTACGTGCGGACTGTCAAGCCGTGCGTGCCCCCTTCGCCACTCTTCGGCGTGTCGTGATGACTGCGCGTGGGCACCGGACGACCACTTCTAAAACAGCATGCTCACGGGTTCTCGCGAGGCCTGGCAGCGCGGTCAGCGGACCTGGGCGATGAGGGAATCGATCTCGGCACCGATCGTGCGCGCATCGGCCGGCAGCAGCGCGAAGACCTGCTCACCGCTGCTGCCTCGCTCGACCCGGTTCAGATAGCGGCCGTCGGGCTCGGGGTTGTCGAACCACGACACCACCTGGGAACGCTTCCGGCGGCCGTACTGGTCGCGCACGTTCGCCGCGATCTGGCCGATGCGCTGGTGCGGGGACTGCCCGATCTCCTCGTAGAGCTTCACCTGCTGATCCCCGCTGCTGCCGCGCGTCGGGGTGGCGGACTGCATCACGCTCATCTGGTCGAAGTCCGCCGGCGGCGCCTGCACCAGCGAACTCTGCGGGACGCGCACCGGCCCGCGACTGCCCGGCTTGGTGGGCGGCAGCGTCGCCAGCAGCACCTGCGGCAGCGGGGCGTTCTCGTGGACCTCGACGGTCAGCATGCCGCCGCGCCGCGGATCCTCGCTCGGTGTCTGCACGCCGAGCACAACCCGGTTGCCCTCGGTGAACACCGCGAGCGCCCGCCAGCAGTGGTCGGTGCCGACCTGCGGGAACCACAGCGAGTCGACCCACAGGTACGGGTTGGCCAGCGTCTTGAGCGCGGTGACCAGCGGCGGCGCGACCTCGTCGTTGATCACGACTCCGGCGGCGTCCATCCGGTCCAGCTCACCGATCGCGATCTGGCTGAACTGATCGGCGGTGTACCCGAAAGAACGGCTGCTCAACGGCAGGGTCAAACCGTCGATCTTCAGGTACTTGAGCACGATGTCCAAGTGCACCGGCTGAAGCTGCCACCGCCCCAACACGCCCACTGTTGTTTCTCCCCTTGTGAGTTCGCCCGCTGCAAGCGTGACCGACCGGTGGTGCCGAAGCCGGCGCCACCGGTCAGCACCGGATCATTCGCCGAGCACCGGCGGGGCGGTCTTCGGCATGTCGTTCATCCAGATGTCGTCCTGCTCCTCGAGCCAGGACGGGCGCTCGTGCTCC
This genomic interval carries:
- a CDS encoding ESX secretion-associated protein EspG, with translation MHLDIVLKYLKIDGLTLPLSSRSFGYTADQFSQIAIGELDRMDAAGVVINDEVAPPLVTALKTLANPYLWVDSLWFPQVGTDHCWRALAVFTEGNRVVLGVQTPSEDPRRGGMLTVEVHENAPLPQVLLATLPPTKPGSRGPVRVPQSSLVQAPPADFDQMSVMQSATPTRGSSGDQQVKLYEEIGQSPHQRIGQIAANVRDQYGRRKRSQVVSWFDNPEPDGRYLNRVERGSSGEQVFALLPADARTIGAEIDSLIAQVR
- a CDS encoding M16 family metallopeptidase, which gives rise to MTRATHRSAEEIGRTELGPRSLPPLGEPRIGRAPAAVDTVLDNGLRVIAVRHGVVPMVELRLRIPFAGAEQKHPARAELLAEALLTGTERRNRVQVDTDLAAVGGDLHATVDPERLSITGDALATGLDTLLDVLADALTGAVYRDTEVEGERARLVERIAVARSQPRVIAREELQRHRYGDHPFVREVPQAEDVAEVSVEEVRTLHREAVLPRGSVLAMVGDIDPDQAVAAVERNLAGWQSEDTARELPSLPAVRGGDVRLVHRPGAVQSQLRFSAQALPRTDPQYPALQIANLVFGGYFSSRLVENIREDKGYTYGAHSSFEFTRGNGTVLVDADTASEVTAAALLETRYELARLALVPPTESEVESARQYAIGSLLTSTASQSGMASTLVALAAAGLGQDWLLAHPERLRAITVEQVGEAARRFTPTAFTGVVVGDADKLADQLRLLGGVVLP
- a CDS encoding ATP-dependent DNA helicase UvrD2 yields the protein MTEQPRLLEGLDPEQRQAVIAPRGPVCVLAGAGTGKTRTITHRIAFLVQRGLVAPNQVLAVTFTARAAGEMRTRLRALGAAGVQAQTFHAAAFRQLRYFWPRVHETQMWQLTDNKFRLVMQAANKLGLSTEREDVRDLAGEIEWAKSSLVGPEQYPAAAAAAGRDVPVLPEQLSKAFAAYEQLKNRAQVLDFDDLLLHIVAILEDQREITEEFRSRYRSFVVDEYQDVNPLQQRVLDSWVGNRDDLTVVGDANQTIYSFAGASPKWLIGFPRKYPEATVVRLERDYRSTPQVVGLANQVIGAARERPAGTRLKLVGQRPDGPRPDFAEYDDETDEAEAIARKIAQLAKRGVALSEIAVLFRVNAQSEVYEKALSDAEIPYQVRGGERFFARAEVRQAMVTLRAAVAHGAEEEDLPATVRSVLREVGLTDEPPAGGAARERWELLIALVELAEELATTVPDAGLSRYVAELDARAESQHPPTVEGVTLASLHAAKGLEWDAVFLVGLVEGTLPIQHADTDARVEEERRLLYVGVTRAREHLYLSWALARAGGRRYRRRSRFLYSLVPDEHPAALPNKVKQRELLSRPAKSAKPRCRICNATLAGTMDIKLGRCADCPSDVDEDLLSQLKAWRSERARQLKVPTYVVFTDATLTAIAEQRPLDETALVSISGIGASKLQKFGSDVLALIQGERRDTP
- a CDS encoding M16 family metallopeptidase codes for the protein MVEPQLHRVTLPNGLRVVLAPDSAAGRASSGQAPVVGVSVHYDVGFRSEPEGRTGFAHLFEHLMFQGSESLEKLAHFRHVQGSGGTFNGSTHQDYTDYYQVLPSAALERALFLEADRMRAPKITEENLRNQVDVVKEEIRLNVLNRPYGGFPWILLPPVLYSTFANAHNGYGDFTDLEQATVDDCAAFFDTFYAPGNAVLTIVGDIDVEQTIDLVNKHFGDVPARDVPPRPSFAEPFPAGELRGKHADPHAPLPAVALGHRLPDPVSELDAYLANVVLAAILSDGDASRLQQRLVYQDTLVVDVHAGCGLMGAPLDARDPDTFTVTAIHTPEVELDRVVGAIDEELEKLATDGPSADELSRVTARWAASLYREHDRVVTRTLDLGSAELLHGRAELISDLPKLIGKVSAEGVASAAKALRPDARAVLEIEPAGDENATGGAA
- the nudC gene encoding NAD(+) diphosphatase — protein: MISDVVAGAGFQLDSAPLLSRSTVDRRETLRETPDGGAELWSTGQVVLVDAKGRTRIGPDSRLVVHPASDFGERPAPNAVLLGAEGEISYWALRSEHDGSQDDWRDLRTGGGLLNDTDAGLFTTAVGLLGWHDSARYCAVCGAATTRVRAGWARRCTGCDREEYPRTDPAVICLVHDGADHVLLARQPIWPPERYSVLAGFVEAGESLEACVSREIAEEVGVAVSDVRYLGSQPWPFPRSLMLGFAAIADRSAPLTPADGEIEDARWVHRDTVRAALESAGGAVDGLRLPPGVSIAYRMIKGWATWND
- a CDS encoding XRE family transcriptional regulator produces the protein MKWQVEALPEVLEWMESLDEEARDGEGSAMTIPWDEVRERLGITPQRQECGRRITEAYGTGYRLAEVRKKAQVTQVELARRMGIGQPRVSAIERCDIETLTLVTVRSYVEALGGSLQIVASLGDTGIRLRVPETAA
- a CDS encoding WhiB family transcriptional regulator, which translates into the protein MLTASVPIASAGEGLLPDGDTVAGLFDSSATALDSHLPCRQDPDLWFAENPRELDQAKSLCADCPIKTECLAGALSRGEPWGVWGGEIFERGAVVARKRPRGRPRKHPLPTEAPAAAAAERRRQEQAA